AGAAAATGCGGGCGAACGTGCGGGCGATGACGCAGGAGATGCCGCTTTCCTTGATGGCTATCGGGGCATGCTCACGGCTGGACCCACAACCAAAGTTCTTGTCGGCTACGATGATATCCCCGCTTTTCACCTGTTTGATAAAATCGGCATCGATGTCTTCCATGCAATGGCTTGCAAGTTCCTTGTGGTTGGAGGTATTGAGATACCTCGCAGGGATGATGACGTCGGTATCGACGTTATCCCCATATCTGAAAACGCTACCTTTAGCCTGCATTATCGTCCCTCCTGTACTTTTTTCGGGTCTGCAATGTACCCTTCGATGGCACTTGCCGCGGCTACAGCCGGACTTGCAAGATATACTTCACTCTTCACATGGCCCATGCGGCCTACAAAATTCCTGTTTGTCGTGCTCACTGCCCGCTCCCCATCGGCGAGGATGCCCATATGCCCGCCGAGACAAGGTCCGCAGGTCGGG
The sequence above is a segment of the Sphaerochaeta pleomorpha str. Grapes genome. Coding sequences within it:
- the leuD gene encoding 3-isopropylmalate dehydratase small subunit yields the protein MQAKGSVFRYGDNVDTDVIIPARYLNTSNHKELASHCMEDIDADFIKQVKSGDIIVADKNFGCGSSREHAPIAIKESGISCVIARTFARIFYRNSINIGLPILECPEACDSIKAGDVVSVDFSTGKITDETSGKTFQAEPFPPFMQDLIAAGGLAGYISKQAKEGAK